A genome region from Yoonia vestfoldensis includes the following:
- a CDS encoding NADPH:quinone oxidoreductase family protein: MRAFQVSSFSQPPALVQIAPPAPGPGEVLLDIAACGLNFADLLMAKGSYQDTPPPPFTLGMEVCGTVAGLGAGVTSPAIGTRVAVFGGQGGMAEQGVFPANLCRPVPADMTAETAAGFMVAYGTSHLALTQRARLQQGETLLVLGAAGGVGLTAVEIGKALGARVIAVARGADKLAVARAAGADHVIDSQSDDIKAAVKALGGADVVYDPVGGAAFKAALGACKPLARYIVIGFASGDVPQVPTNILLVKNIDLIGFYWGGYLKFSPDILSDSLATLLGWLAEGRLSPHISHVLPLDQAAEALELMRSRASTGKVVVTP, translated from the coding sequence ATGCGTGCATTTCAGGTCTCATCCTTCAGCCAGCCGCCCGCGCTTGTTCAGATCGCCCCACCCGCTCCCGGACCGGGCGAGGTTTTGCTGGATATCGCGGCTTGCGGGTTGAACTTTGCCGATCTGCTGATGGCCAAAGGATCGTATCAGGACACGCCACCCCCGCCCTTCACGCTGGGCATGGAGGTTTGCGGCACGGTCGCGGGTTTGGGGGCGGGCGTCACCAGCCCCGCCATCGGGACCCGCGTTGCCGTTTTCGGTGGCCAGGGCGGGATGGCGGAACAGGGTGTCTTTCCGGCAAATCTGTGCCGTCCAGTCCCTGCCGACATGACCGCCGAAACCGCTGCGGGTTTCATGGTCGCCTATGGAACATCGCATCTGGCCCTGACCCAGCGCGCGCGTCTGCAACAGGGCGAGACGCTGCTGGTGCTGGGGGCAGCGGGCGGTGTCGGGCTGACGGCAGTGGAAATCGGCAAGGCGCTGGGCGCGCGGGTGATCGCCGTCGCACGCGGCGCAGACAAGCTTGCGGTGGCGCGCGCTGCCGGGGCCGATCATGTGATCGACAGCCAGAGTGACGACATCAAGGCCGCAGTCAAGGCATTGGGCGGGGCCGATGTGGTTTATGATCCGGTCGGCGGCGCCGCGTTCAAAGCCGCCCTTGGCGCATGCAAACCGCTGGCGCGCTATATCGTCATCGGCTTTGCCAGCGGTGATGTCCCGCAGGTGCCCACCAATATCCTGCTGGTCAAGAATATCGATCTGATCGGGTTCTACTGGGGCGGCTATCTGAAATTCAGCCCCGATATCCTGTCGGACTCGCTGGCCACATTGCTGGGCTGGCTGGCCGAGGGCCGGCTGAGCCCGCATATCAGCCATGTCCTGCCCCTGGATCAGGCGGCAGAGGCGCTGGAATTGATGCGCAGCCGCGCCTCGACCGGCAAGGTGGTGGTCACACCATAG
- a CDS encoding LysR family transcriptional regulator — protein MARNLDLTALRSFVAVADTGGVTKAAGLLHLTQSAVSMQLKRLEESLDAALLDRNGRGVALTSQGEQLLSYARRMLVLNDEIYGKLTSIAYEGEVTLGVPHDIIYPVIPQVLRRFAAAYPRMRVQLSSSFTSKLLDEYRRGAIDMILTTEDSVGQDGETLTAIPLVWLGAPGGQVWKERPLRLAYEHRCIFRGFVQRRLDEAGIPWEMAVESHSSRTIEATVSADLAVHTMLAGAEPRHFERIAHGGALPDLRDFNVNLYHADTQNPALRDLAGFIRDGFYTLQAPSMV, from the coding sequence ATGGCGCGTAATCTGGACCTGACGGCCCTGCGGTCCTTTGTGGCGGTCGCCGATACCGGCGGCGTGACCAAGGCGGCGGGGCTTTTGCATCTGACCCAATCGGCGGTGTCGATGCAGCTTAAGCGGCTAGAGGAATCGCTGGATGCCGCGCTGCTGGACCGCAACGGCCGGGGGGTGGCGCTGACATCGCAGGGCGAACAGCTGCTCAGCTATGCGCGGCGGATGCTGGTGCTGAACGATGAAATCTATGGCAAGCTGACATCCATCGCCTATGAAGGCGAGGTGACGCTGGGCGTGCCGCATGACATCATCTATCCGGTGATCCCGCAGGTGCTGCGCCGCTTTGCCGCCGCTTATCCGCGCATGCGGGTGCAGCTGTCGTCATCTTTCACCAGCAAGCTGCTGGACGAATACCGGCGCGGGGCGATCGACATGATCCTGACGACCGAAGACAGCGTCGGCCAGGATGGCGAGACGCTGACCGCGATCCCGCTGGTCTGGCTGGGCGCGCCGGGCGGGCAGGTCTGGAAGGAACGCCCCCTGCGGCTGGCCTATGAACATCGCTGCATCTTTCGCGGTTTCGTGCAGCGCCGTCTGGACGAGGCGGGCATCCCTTGGGAAATGGCCGTCGAAAGCCATTCCAGCCGCACGATAGAAGCGACGGTCAGCGCCGATCTGGCGGTGCATACGATGCTGGCAGGGGCAGAGCCGCGCCATTTCGAACGGATCGCCCATGGCGGCGCGCTGCCTGATCTGCGCGATTTCAACGTCAATCTTTACCATGCCGACACCCAGAATCCGGCGCTGCGCGATCTGGCGGGGTTCATCCGCGACGGATTTTATACCTTGCAGGCCCCTTCTATGGTGTGA
- a CDS encoding DUF1127 domain-containing protein, whose amino-acid sequence MASFTQAGLCTQPHHRLSLWSRIMQAVSLARQRRALARLDRHMLCDIGITPDAAQQEAAKPIWDVPRHWRQ is encoded by the coding sequence ATGGCCAGTTTCACCCAAGCGGGTCTCTGCACCCAGCCCCACCACCGCCTGTCTTTATGGTCACGGATCATGCAAGCGGTCAGCCTTGCACGCCAACGCCGCGCGCTGGCGCGGCTTGACCGACATATGCTCTGCGATATCGGGATCACACCGGACGCGGCACAGCAAGAGGCGGCCAAGCCGATCTGGGACGTCCCGCGCCATTGGCGCCAATAG
- a CDS encoding Bax inhibitor-1 family protein: MAQYETIRTAGGVRTAAIDEGLRAHMSKVYGTMSVGMLITFAVAWAVGTAPALLGMFRDPITLQPNILGWIVMFAPLGMIFGFGAMINRFSAAAAQTFFYAFAAVMGLSIAWIFVAFTGMSIAQIFLITSIAFASLSLYGYTTKKDLSAWGTFLMMGVIGIVVAMIINLFLQSPAIMFAVSILGVLIFAGLTAYDTQRIKSEYVAHAAHGDSEWLGKSAIMGALSLYLNFINMFMFLLQLFGNRE, from the coding sequence ATGGCTCAATACGAGACTATTCGCACGGCCGGTGGGGTCCGCACGGCCGCAATCGACGAGGGTCTTCGCGCCCATATGAGCAAAGTTTACGGCACGATGTCCGTAGGCATGCTGATCACTTTCGCCGTGGCCTGGGCCGTGGGCACTGCCCCTGCCCTGCTGGGCATGTTCCGTGACCCGATCACGCTGCAACCCAATATTCTGGGCTGGATCGTGATGTTCGCGCCATTGGGGATGATCTTTGGCTTTGGCGCCATGATCAACCGTTTCTCGGCTGCGGCAGCGCAGACGTTTTTCTATGCTTTCGCCGCCGTCATGGGCCTGTCGATCGCCTGGATCTTCGTGGCCTTCACCGGCATGTCGATTGCGCAGATCTTCCTGATCACCTCGATCGCCTTCGCCAGCCTGAGCCTTTATGGCTACACCACCAAAAAGGACCTGTCCGCATGGGGCACGTTCCTGATGATGGGCGTGATCGGGATCGTGGTCGCGATGATCATCAACCTGTTCCTGCAATCCCCTGCGATCATGTTCGCCGTATCGATCCTGGGCGTGCTGATCTTCGCAGGTCTGACCGCCTATGACACCCAGCGGATCAAGTCCGAATATGTGGCGCATGCCGCACATGGCGACAGCGAATGGCTGGGCAAATCGGCCATCATGGGCGCGCTGAGCCTCTATCTGAACTTCATCAACATGTTCATGTTCTTGCTGCAATTGTTCGGCAACCGCGAATAA
- the rpmG gene encoding 50S ribosomal protein L33: protein MAKPTTIKIRLNSTAGTGHFYVTKKNARTMTEKMAIKKYDPVVRKHVEYKEGKIK, encoded by the coding sequence ATGGCGAAGCCAACCACGATCAAGATCCGCCTGAACTCCACCGCGGGGACCGGGCATTTCTATGTGACCAAGAAAAACGCACGCACGATGACCGAAAAGATGGCGATCAAGAAATATGATCCCGTTGTGCGCAAGCATGTCGAATATAAGGAAGGCAAGATCAAGTAA
- a CDS encoding BLUF domain-containing protein, whose product MDLFRAIYTSQPFGFDETILSSILMQARKANARDDITGALICRADIYLQWLEGPQDKVRDALDRIRRDDRHLAVKVHVAEPTDARVFGAWAMLHDPAKTWIWSQAEIAAGALDRATAAEITGFFLPLAQNGAADPAKT is encoded by the coding sequence ATGGACTTATTCCGCGCTATCTATACGTCCCAGCCCTTTGGGTTTGACGAAACGATCCTCAGCAGCATCCTGATGCAGGCCCGCAAGGCCAATGCGCGCGACGATATCACCGGCGCGCTGATCTGCCGGGCGGATATCTATCTGCAATGGCTTGAAGGGCCGCAGGACAAGGTCCGCGACGCGCTGGACCGCATCCGCCGCGATGACCGCCATCTGGCGGTCAAGGTCCATGTCGCCGAACCCACAGATGCCCGCGTGTTCGGCGCTTGGGCGATGCTGCATGACCCTGCCAAGACATGGATCTGGTCACAGGCCGAGATCGCGGCTGGCGCGCTGGACCGCGCCACAGCCGCAGAAATCACCGGTTTCTTTCTGCCCTTGGCCCAAAACGGCGCGGCCGATCCCGCCAAGACCTGA
- a CDS encoding N-acetylmuramoyl-L-alanine amidase, producing the protein MVVIHYTAMASAAAACDTLCNPETQVSAHYLIAQDGTVMSLVPEDLRAWHAGAGRWGGITDVNSHSIGIELANDGTSPFAAPLMDALEDLLRAIMQRWDIRPERVIGHSDMAPQRKIDPGPRFDWRRLALQGLAVWPDAAQADPADFAPAMRAFGYTATDDPDLLLQCFRLRFRPWARGALDSTDAGLIAALARRFPVDAGGQAA; encoded by the coding sequence ATGGTGGTGATCCATTACACCGCCATGGCCAGTGCCGCTGCTGCTTGCGACACTTTGTGCAACCCTGAAACCCAAGTCTCGGCGCATTACCTGATCGCGCAGGATGGCACCGTGATGTCGCTGGTCCCCGAGGATCTGCGCGCCTGGCATGCCGGCGCAGGGCGCTGGGGCGGGATCACGGATGTGAACAGCCATTCCATCGGGATCGAGCTGGCCAATGACGGGACCAGCCCTTTTGCCGCGCCCCTGATGGATGCGTTGGAGGATCTTTTGCGCGCGATCATGCAGCGCTGGGATATCCGCCCCGAACGGGTGATCGGGCATTCGGACATGGCCCCGCAGCGCAAGATCGACCCCGGCCCGCGTTTTGACTGGCGCAGGCTGGCCTTGCAGGGGCTGGCGGTCTGGCCGGATGCGGCACAGGCGGACCCTGCCGATTTCGCGCCCGCGATGCGCGCCTTTGGCTATACCGCCACGGATGACCCTGATCTGCTGTTGCAATGCTTCCGGCTGCGGTTCCGCCCTTGGGCGCGCGGTGCGCTTGATAGCACCGATGCGGGATTGATTGCCGCGCTTGCGCGCCGTTTCCCCGTTGACGCGGGCGGGCAGGCTGCCTAA
- the gatA gene encoding Asp-tRNA(Asn)/Glu-tRNA(Gln) amidotransferase subunit GatA codes for MNDLTKLTIAAARDALRKGEVTSTEITQACLTAIDGADALGAFVHKTPEIALAQASAADARIKSGDAPAMCGIPLGIKDLFCTKNVPSQAASRILEGFKPEYESTVTAKLFDAGAVMLGKLNMDEFAMGSSNETSVYGPAINPWKVDDRQLTPGGSSGGSASAVAADLCLAATGTDTGGSIRQPAAFTGITGLKPTYGRVSRWGIVAFASSLDQAGPMTKDVRDCAIMLQAMCGHDARDSTSADLPVPDFEAALTGDIKGKTIGIPREYRMEGTPAEIEKLWSDGTAMLKDAGAKIVDITLPHTKYALPAYYVIAPAEASSNLARYDGVRFGHRAKLAAGDGITQMYEKTRAEGFGPEVQRRVMVGTYVLSAGFYDAYYNRARRVRALIKKDFDDAFAAGVDAILTPATPSAAFGIGEMADADPIKMYLNDVFTVTVNLAGLPGIAVPTGRDAQGLPLGLQLIGRPWEEAELLNIAYRLETAAGFVAKPAKWW; via the coding sequence ATGAATGATCTGACCAAACTGACGATTGCTGCTGCCCGCGACGCGCTGCGCAAAGGCGAGGTGACCAGCACCGAGATCACGCAGGCCTGCCTGACCGCCATTGACGGGGCCGATGCGCTGGGCGCTTTCGTGCATAAAACCCCCGAGATCGCGCTGGCCCAGGCCAGTGCCGCTGATGCGCGGATCAAATCCGGCGATGCGCCCGCGATGTGCGGCATCCCGCTGGGGATCAAGGATCTGTTCTGCACCAAGAATGTGCCGTCGCAGGCGGCCTCGCGCATCTTGGAAGGGTTCAAGCCGGAATATGAATCCACCGTTACGGCCAAGCTGTTCGATGCCGGTGCGGTGATGCTGGGCAAGCTGAACATGGATGAATTCGCCATGGGCTCGTCCAATGAAACCTCCGTCTATGGCCCCGCGATCAACCCGTGGAAGGTTGATGACCGTCAGCTGACGCCCGGCGGATCGTCCGGCGGGTCGGCCAGCGCTGTCGCGGCTGATCTCTGCCTTGCGGCCACTGGCACTGATACCGGCGGGTCAATCCGCCAGCCTGCGGCCTTTACCGGTATCACCGGGCTGAAACCCACCTATGGGCGGGTGTCGCGCTGGGGGATCGTGGCCTTCGCCTCCTCGCTGGATCAGGCGGGTCCGATGACCAAGGATGTGCGCGATTGCGCCATCATGTTGCAGGCGATGTGCGGCCATGACGCCCGTGACAGCACCAGCGCCGATCTGCCGGTGCCGGATTTCGAGGCAGCCCTGACCGGCGATATCAAGGGCAAGACCATCGGCATCCCGCGCGAATACCGTATGGAGGGCACCCCCGCCGAGATCGAAAAGCTGTGGTCCGACGGGACCGCGATGCTGAAAGACGCAGGCGCCAAGATCGTCGATATCACCCTGCCGCATACCAAATACGCGCTGCCCGCCTATTACGTCATCGCCCCCGCAGAGGCGTCATCGAACCTTGCGCGCTATGACGGCGTGCGTTTCGGCCACCGCGCCAAGCTGGCGGCCGGCGACGGGATCACGCAGATGTATGAAAAGACCCGCGCCGAAGGCTTTGGCCCCGAGGTTCAGCGCCGCGTCATGGTTGGCACCTATGTGCTGTCGGCGGGGTTCTATGACGCCTATTACAATCGCGCACGCCGGGTGCGGGCCTTGATCAAGAAAGATTTTGACGATGCTTTTGCCGCCGGTGTCGATGCGATCCTGACGCCCGCGACGCCCTCTGCGGCCTTTGGTATCGGGGAAATGGCGGATGCCGATCCGATCAAGATGTATCTGAACGATGTGTTCACCGTGACGGTCAACCTTGCCGGTCTGCCGGGGATCGCCGTGCCGACAGGGCGCGACGCGCAGGGCCTGCCCTTGGGGCTGCAATTGATCGGCCGGCCTTGGGAAGAGGCGGAATTGCTCAACATTGCCTATCGGCTGGAAACGGCGGCGGGCTTTGTAGCCAAGCCTGCCAAGTGGTGGTAG
- the gatC gene encoding Asp-tRNA(Asn)/Glu-tRNA(Gln) amidotransferase subunit GatC: MSIDTETARRVAKLARIEVAEDALPALASEFNAILGFIEQLNEVNVDGVEPMTSVTPQRLKRRDDVVTDGNQQAAVLKNAPDAREGFFAVPKVVE, encoded by the coding sequence ATGTCGATTGATACCGAAACCGCCCGCCGCGTGGCCAAGCTCGCCCGCATCGAGGTCGCCGAAGACGCGCTGCCGGCGCTGGCCTCTGAATTCAACGCGATCCTGGGATTCATCGAACAATTGAACGAGGTGAATGTCGACGGGGTAGAGCCGATGACCTCGGTCACGCCGCAGCGGCTCAAACGCCGTGATGATGTGGTGACCGACGGCAACCAGCAGGCCGCCGTGCTGAAAAATGCGCCCGATGCGCGCGAAGGGTTTTTTGCCGTGCCGAAGGTGGTGGAATAA
- a CDS encoding ceramidase domain-containing protein, with protein sequence MDWHSHIDAYCERIDPSFWSEPINAVTNLAFIIAAIWVWPRVAGLPLARALAAILFSIGLGSFLFHTFATPWAALLDVVPIGAFILLYLFGVHRDVIGLRLWSALGATALFVPFAAITVPLLGRLPFFGISAFYWTVPILLVIYGLALRKLPHIRRGFMIGAALLALSISARSVDEMLCAMLPFGTHFLWHIFNAVMLAWMILVYRRHMLAGAARDR encoded by the coding sequence ATGGACTGGCACAGCCATATCGACGCCTATTGCGAACGGATCGACCCCAGTTTCTGGTCCGAACCGATCAATGCGGTGACCAATCTGGCCTTCATCATCGCCGCCATCTGGGTCTGGCCACGCGTGGCGGGGCTGCCGCTGGCGCGCGCGCTGGCCGCGATCTTGTTCAGCATCGGATTGGGCAGTTTCCTGTTTCACACTTTTGCGACACCTTGGGCCGCGCTACTGGATGTGGTCCCCATCGGGGCCTTTATCCTGCTGTATCTTTTTGGTGTGCACCGCGATGTGATCGGGCTGCGGCTTTGGTCTGCCTTGGGGGCCACGGCGCTATTTGTGCCTTTTGCCGCGATCACGGTGCCGCTGTTGGGGAGGCTGCCGTTTTTCGGGATTTCGGCCTTTTATTGGACCGTGCCGATCCTTTTGGTGATCTACGGGCTGGCCTTGCGCAAACTGCCCCATATCAGGCGGGGGTTCATGATCGGGGCGGCGCTGCTGGCGCTGTCGATCAGCGCGCGGTCTGTTGATGAAATGCTCTGCGCTATGCTGCCCTTCGGGACGCATTTTCTGTGGCATATCTTCAATGCGGTGATGCTGGCATGGATGATCCTTGTTTACCGCCGCCATATGCTTGCGGGCGCGGCCCGAGACCGCTAA
- a CDS encoding nucleoside deaminase → MVFRSHMDIALTEARAAAARGEVPVGAVITQDGAIIAQAGNRTRELNDPTAHAEMLAIRAACASLGQERLTGCDLYVTLEPCPMCAAAISNARIARLYYAAADPKSGGVAQGPRIFAHPQCHHRPEIYDGISAAQAEQLLRDFFAAKR, encoded by the coding sequence ATGGTTTTTCGCTCGCATATGGATATCGCGCTGACCGAGGCGCGCGCCGCCGCCGCCCGCGGCGAGGTGCCTGTCGGTGCCGTGATCACGCAGGACGGTGCGATCATCGCGCAGGCGGGCAACCGGACGCGGGAATTGAACGACCCCACCGCCCATGCCGAAATGCTGGCCATCCGCGCCGCCTGTGCGAGCTTGGGGCAGGAAAGGCTGACGGGCTGCGATCTTTACGTCACCCTCGAACCCTGCCCGATGTGCGCGGCCGCCATCAGCAATGCACGCATCGCGCGGCTCTATTATGCCGCAGCCGACCCCAAATCGGGCGGCGTGGCCCAAGGGCCGCGGATCTTCGCCCATCCGCAATGCCACCACCGCCCCGAAATCTATGACGGCATCAGTGCCGCGCAGGCCGAACAGCTGTTGCGCGATTTCTTCGCCGCAAAACGCTGA
- a CDS encoding pseudouridine synthase produces the protein MSNDTPQGDRIAKVLSRAGVASRRDAERMIAEGRVSVNGKVITSPALNVTEADRIVVDGKAMRAPEAPRLWLYHKPAGLVTTERDEKDRPTVFAALPADMPRVMSVGRLDLNSEGLLLLTNDGGVKRRLELPSTGWLRRYRVRINGSVSEAKLDVLRAGITVEGLRYQPMIVTFDRQQGANAWLTVSLREGKNREIRRAMEAIGVTVNRLIRVSYGPFQLGNLEAGAVDEIKGRVLRDQLGLPDKEPGNTAAKPTPTRVRRPVNRPVAGKKRQG, from the coding sequence ATGAGCAATGATACACCCCAGGGCGACCGGATCGCCAAAGTCCTGTCGCGCGCAGGCGTCGCCAGCCGCCGCGATGCCGAACGCATGATTGCCGAAGGCCGCGTCAGCGTGAACGGCAAGGTCATCACCAGCCCCGCGCTGAATGTCACCGAGGCGGACCGGATCGTCGTGGATGGCAAGGCGATGCGCGCGCCCGAGGCGCCGCGCCTGTGGCTTTATCACAAGCCCGCGGGCCTGGTAACGACCGAGCGCGATGAAAAGGACCGCCCAACGGTTTTTGCCGCGCTGCCCGCGGATATGCCGCGGGTGATGTCGGTGGGCCGGCTTGATCTGAATTCCGAAGGCTTGCTTTTGTTGACCAATGACGGTGGCGTCAAGCGCCGGTTGGAGCTGCCCAGCACCGGCTGGCTGCGCCGTTACCGTGTGCGCATCAACGGATCGGTCAGCGAGGCCAAGCTGGATGTCTTGCGTGCGGGGATCACCGTAGAGGGCCTGCGTTATCAGCCGATGATCGTGACCTTTGACCGCCAGCAGGGCGCCAATGCCTGGCTGACCGTCAGCCTGCGCGAAGGCAAGAACCGCGAGATCCGCCGCGCGATGGAGGCGATCGGCGTCACCGTGAACCGCCTGATCCGTGTCAGTTACGGCCCGTTCCAATTGGGCAACCTGGAGGCCGGTGCCGTCGACGAGATCAAGGGCCGCGTTCTACGCGACCAGCTGGGATTGCCCGATAAAGAGCCGGGCAATACGGCTGCCAAACCCACCCCCACACGGGTGCGCAGGCCGGTCAACCGCCCCGTCGCAGGCAAGAAACGCCAGGGCTGA